The nucleotide window AAAAAATTTCACTGGATATGCGCAATCACGCACTTTGATtggctatagacccctttcacatgacgtcatcgcgccgcgagattttgttaggcgccatattggaagaccaagtacatgcactcacaaaataaaacaaagtacgagcgagagtaaagtgacacgatggatgataattcgggttatgtgagtacattaccagttgcagaaagggcacggtatgtggagaaactggctgtgattgatgggtttgacccatatgataagactcggggcaagggagaatggaaacataaggaggaccggacaccaattctgccatctgtttgctacccagacattgtaaactatttgttgtttacacccagtgcctacactcagtgttcgaactatgccgatattttcggggggcccctttttttcccttgggggtgtgtgtgcttgcgcttgtctcagagcgtggatctccaaacacatgagaagcctatcttgcgcacatatcacgtggactccacacctccacacacgcatcgcgtctgaagtcataactcatcaggggaaatcgtgtccgcattggcatgttcaaaaaacaacctcgcgtcaacaatgataccacacgcaagaaaaaaaaaaacagtcaggctactcaacaaccaacctggcagcagcgagcaagccccaaaccatcctaaattattattattattattattattaaattgtagaagtctgggaggcttgctcctcatacagttatcaacttggggccactttagcatgttttaaatctgaatttcttgcgtttgcttacctcaacgtgtccgcagatcatgcacagacttatccattatatccacagttttttgccaagtctcacacaggtttctttcaagtctactgttgggccaataaatcataaataaaacagctcagatttgtttgtttaagtcgtttgccactccactttattctcgtgggttcacataccgctgccgttattatccccttatcacgagtttgttggtcttccaaaatggcgcagggtctgtttacttccggtttcgggtgatgtcagtgaaaggggtctattctactacttggctatcagctcatataccgtaagtagacaaaaacaaaatggtggagcgtgttgctgaaccaaccaaggatgaaataaaaattctacttgaaaacaacctcaaaaaataaaaaggcaacagaatatggaacgaaaatatttgatggtaagaatgtgttCCCCCCCCataaattattatagcatttgtcacaaattgctactgccatttcgCCAGGTTGTttacattccttttttttttttaaagatttttttgggcttttttcacctttattattggataggacagtgtagagacaggaaatgagcgggagagagagacagggagggatcgggaaatgaccttgggccggaatcgaacccgggtccccggatttatggtatggtgccttatccacctgagccacgacgcccccaggttgtttacattctaagcggaaattattttgtcggacgttttgtataaagtttttatttatttaatttgaaaaaaaaagctttgcttctcaaaatccagtgaaatatggatagaataaaacagttattccactcaatctcatcgtacttgGTGCTACCAGCTCGTGTACAACTTGATTTAGTGGACTAactgttaaaaatatatatttgggaCCCACAAAATATGCCAGGGACCCCAATTTGGCCAGTCGTGTAGGTCCTGGGACCCAGAACGAAAAATCCTAGCTCCATCCCAGAGTTGCCTACCTCATACAGACTTGTGAGATAAGCAGCAAAATGTGCCTTTTCTATTCAGTCTCTGCTAGTGCAGTCCACTGCTGTCAGCGAACAATGGCAGAGGGAGAGGTGGAGTGGGAGTTATGCAAAGAGAACATCCGGCCTCTGAGACGTGGCCGAGCAATCTCCGCCCTGCATCAAGCACTCACCCAGCAGCAAGAGGGCACCACTAGTGCTATCAACCAACAAAAACAGTAAGCACTCCTTGTCTATTCTAAGtgtcctctctgtgtgtgtgtgtttttttgctTCTTTTCATTTGTGGGTGCTAGATGTCGTGTTTTTACTCATTGAAGGCTCATGTTGTAGCAGTGACTTcaacagtagttttttttttttgggactttATAGAACATATGAATTAGAGCTGCGGATGTATGATGGAGATGACCCTCTTGATGTCTGGGATAGGTGAGATGTCTTGAACATGATTCTTAATATCCGTTTTCCACATGACTGAGGAAAGTTGACAGCCTTTGCTTTGCAGATACATAAAATGGATAGAACAGACTTACCCACAGGGTGGTAAGGAGAGCAGTTTGACTCTTCTTCTGGAAAGAGCAGTCATGAAgtttacagaagaaaaaaagtaTCACAACGATACCCGTTATGTCGACCTTTGGATCAAATTTGTAAGTGCATTCCTATTTTTCCTCCTTGGGCTGATCAGATCCTTGTGATCTAATAATCTTGTGCGCCGTTGTTTTGAACTACAGGCAGAAGACTGTTCTGATCCGCTGGATGTCTACCGGTACATGCAAGCTCAGGGTATAGGGACAATGCAGGCATCTTTTTACATTGCATGGTCTGAAGAATATGAAAAAATTGGAAACTCACGGATGGCTGACAGCATATTCCAAGAAGGTTTAAAGTGTGGGGCGGAACCTCTAGACAGATTACAGCAATTTCACAAGTATGGAGTCTTGTATCTTTGTTTTTGTTATATAGATTGATTTATGTTATTAAACTTGATTCATGGAGCCCTTCGGGCATCTCATATATAACTGTAAGTAAATGCTAATCCATCTACCCTCAGAGCATTACAGGCACGTGTGTGTAGGCAGATGATGACATCAGTGCTTGATCAGGAAACAGATGAGCTTCCAGAGCCTCAGAGGGCATCACTTACTGAACTGAAAGCCAAGGGAAAGAAAAAAGCTGTTGCTCCTGTCAATAGGGTGACTGGAAGAGTTGGTTGTGAGTAACTGATTTACACGCATAAAAGATGGAAGACAAGCAATatattatacagtaccagtcagaagtttggtcacacctaattcagtgtttttttttttttttttaatttatttttattagtgctgtcaaagttaacgcgataataacgcgttaacgggatcaaaaaaaatagtgccgttaacgcaaattctaatttggccctgcgagtcacccgtagttcctgttgaggcttgtcgcgcgctgcttcaataagagtacgtgtgagtgatggagaaaggcatagacacataaacatcctcgccgccatattggatggggcaaagtggagattcttcaaccgtctctggtatagcgtctagacagtagccgagaataaagatgcctcattcatgtgctgcgtttaactgtaccaaagaggtttaccgtccaaacgagatcacatgggattacctttcacaggtgagactggaaaaatacttttcaatactgttccttcagtcttcagtttcccagctcatctccaccgggtaggtgtagagttataagcagtgagaattagataatacagtgccacactatgatgaacatttttgaatgcatgatgaatgtttttatttttatgtttatttctgggcggcacggtggtgtagtggttagcgctgtcgcctcacagcaagaagatcctgggttcgagccccggggctggcgagggcctttctgtgtggagtttgcatgttctccccgtgtccgcgtgggtttcctccgggtgctccggtttcccccacagtccaaagacatgcaggttaggttaactggtgactctaaattgaccgtaggtgtgaatgtgagtgtaaatggttgtctgtgtctatgtgtcagccctgtgatgacctggcgacttgtccagggtgtaccccgcctttcgcccgtagtcagctgggataggctccagcttgcctgcgaccctgtagaaggataaagcggcttgagataatgagatgagatgtttatttcttcttttatggcaaatacttctcttcaaaagaaactaatgaagagtaaaataaaacattttttattttcacagtgatatgcactttatttttcatcccttggttttctcatctaatatggaagttatggatgtcagtggccgtgacaagacgtgttatgctctgcaataaaaaaaaaaaaaaaacattggtacaaagcaagcccattctcttttttatgctgataagagaattacaatggtttttcatgtgacaaaaatgtgcgattaaattgcgattaatcgcgagttaactatgacagtcgcgacattaatcgcgattaaatattttaatcgcttgacagcactaatttttattaattaaaagacgtttcatatattaaagtaatgatggatattgTGTCTCTTTACTTGGCTGttctgacataatatggattactacagttgtggaatagggctatttactgtgtttttattttactgtttgatctcaaatgcattatgaAGGCAAGAATTTgcactaacttttgacgagggacagctgttaattgaaaaacattccaagtgactacctcatgaagctggttaagataatgccagtagcgtgcaaagcgtcatcaaggtaaatgctggctacgctgaagaatctaaaatatgaaatgtatatTGTTCTGGGTCCCACCCCCCAACATAATTCTGTTATTTCatacttttgatgtcttcagtattgttctacaatgtcggAAAAAAGTCAaactacagaaaaacctatgaatgagtaggggtgtccaaacttttttgactTGTACTGTAAGCAGTTGACACATTGATGGTTTATTGATCTCTTTTTTTGTATAGTTGCCAGGGGTCTGCAGTTTAAACAACCACTTGGGCCAAGTCACAACAGTCGACTTGTGATCTTTGATGAGAATAAAGAGCACCCTGAGGCTCAGGAACTCGAATTAGAAAGTTGGGCAGCCCCTCCAGCTGCTAAGGCCAAGGAGAATGAACAGAAACCTGATAAATGGACCAATGCTAAGGTACGAGGCAcgggtttgtttttattttaatcatGTAAAAAATCGACCAGTTCCTTTtacattaaaggacatgggacatggatttttttctgggtataattatgtataaaggacataagaaatgccatctaaatcactgcagggcgtcaaaaatgtgaaaatcatcacattattcaacttttttatacatcagcgtaaaacaatgattcgttaattagctaagcggtcacgtgacccgtgacgtcacaaaaactttccaaggagccagcgcttgggaatctaatgtaaacaggttaccgtaatggacaccatcgacagtgacattcccgatgtttcacagagatgtgaagttagaccctatcaattcgaactgatagctggaaattcacatgaacatagatcttgtctttactctgacgggtcggatgattctgagagtgagagttcattcaatccccatgaaactgaaagcggtcggctcgataacacttcctggtaagttaaaaacaattctgctcaaaggctaatgatctgttgaaagaagtattatttttgtatcatacattgaaagttcatcatagatctcgcTAAAGTCCGTtgaaagctagtttttttttgctgatatttttcgagattgattgagatacaatgcttccagagtccgagatgaaaacattcaaaatggcgaaacgagtcagaattatgataatcaataattgatacacccaaaattataatactaatccttaccgcatgaggcccatggcaaaaccacacttccaggaggggctgccgtctgcctcccaagccgtccgagagcgctcctcgtcgagcacggccaggcgggcgaatgccctggtccaaaaaataatggtacaactccgagtgaaggtatcaatgcgctgccgaagcacgcagaaggtgttagtacgcctgtcattatagtgcggacttgccatagcatagaaaatcgccacgtttcaatttgtgtaactgaactttgtttcatgtcactggtcatataaacctatgtaaacaggaaaaacgtggaagagtttggtcgcatctaactacagccccaaaaaataccattggccatgctgagcctagctacattgctaacaggagtaaacagcgcgtctgactgactgggaggtcgcaatacaccatgatgttcaatgtacgttaaacactcttaaaaacgaaacaattttcttgtcatccaagacacaaaaactattttgtcgcattcgtcatcatcacgattcacacttctccatattcatctacccgctcgtGCTGTGCCCCAAAGTTTTtgagacgtatgatcacgtgacagcggctcttccgggtgtaaaatatgcatatcggagctcgagcagaaatgccatataatcatcacgaatataacgattttgctgaatttaatagataattttgtatttgttgatgcaattatttcatatttttaatggaaagaaactgatatagcgtgcattcatgtttcatgtcccatgtcctttaagtttTTGACCAATTCGCCATATATACAACTGTGtgtgggatgtttttttttttttggggggggggggggtgttcttagtattatcttgattgtgggtttcctctgggtactccagtttccctcagagttcaaagacatgtggttagggtaacatggggcagccttgggctgaagttcccttgagcaaggcacctaacccccaactactccctgggtgctgtagtatagctgcccactgctctggatatgtgtgtgggctcattgctcacttgtgtgtgttcactgcttcagatgggttaaatgcagaggatgaatttcactgtgcttgagtatgcATGTAACCAAGGCTGTTTCTTCTTATCTGCGTATTAACACTCATACATTTTCTGTCTCATGACCAGTTGCCACAGAAGTCCAGGTTTGGCCATAGTGTTGTCGCGCCACCTCCAAAGCCAAATTTCCAGCCCTTTGTGGAGGAGAATGATCAGCCTCCTGTGGTGTAAGTGCTATCTGCTCTCCTTATCATGCTAACACATGCCAATTAGGCCCTGAGCCTTTGGAGTTTAATGTGCATGCTTATCACTGAATAATTTATCTAAGTTGTCTTCAATGCTTTATAGGCTCTTGCAGTCATGTTTAGAGGACATGTTAAAATGGGCTTTGAATCTCAAACCACTCCCTCTTGGATAGTTAATTATATAGGCTGAGAAGGCTCCATGCCATGCCCTTTGTATAAACTGATTGCATTTCCAGTGCAGTTGTACATTTTGTCCTAGAAGTACTGTTTGTACAGCAGCCGTTTGGATTGAATGTGGAAAGCCCTTCTAATTAAGGTAGCGTGGCCGAGCGGTCtacggctacgtttacattacgtcgaatcagcggatcatcagattaacgttcttaaaacgattcgcgtttacactaaaaccgttagccgtgcacacagcaacaccaatacgcggatacgctcggctccgcaggcatcctgcgctccaaatcactccgccctgaacagcgagtgccctctggagggtgcgcactccggccctgcgcagctcacagagcgcgcgagtgaagtgaacaagccacgattcgggactgagccgctgtgtgtgagatcccagcgcatatcacttattacttgcaagtggaaggatggcaagcctaaagacaatcataactacacaatgggcagtatttgcatcagtatttgcagtattttcatacttttatactctttaatgaaaggtgatacaaggcggaagtctgcgccgtttttcagcagtcgcgtcacatgaccaacgccagcgaatcaggaaggtggatgtcacagtgacgttgtccaatgagacgccagctagagctcagcacagcgtattcgcgtattctcaatgtttacacagcaccggagctgatacgatctagattgaatacgtggacgctggcggattcccgtttccccgctttttcaggggggttaatgtaaacggacagtgcatccgcgaagaaaacgagacagatacggtctagtgtaaacgtagcctaaggcgCTGTTTCCAAGTGGTGTAACTGAAGATCGTTTGCCTTGTTGTATACTTCCTGTATAATCTccttccctgtcaatcacagcaacattTTGGTAGCAATCAGATGATTtgtataagggttgttttacaatcagggtacaaagttcaaattgattcaaactggttcttgtaccagtttttaagtgaaggacaagttaaagaacagataggcatgtgtaatagtttgtattataacaagattaagtgtagctttaagcagggctgggagaaacaaatgaagtgattctcggagaggacatttttttttttttgacaattcagaatccactacggttagtgctgtcgcctcacagcaagaaggttctgggttcgagccccggggccggcgagggcctttctgtgtggagtttgcatgttctccccgtgtccgtgtgggtttcctccgggtgctccggtttcccccacagtccaaagacatgcaggttaggttaactggtgactctaaattgaccgtaggtgtgaatgtgagtgtgaatggttgtctgtgtctatgtgtcagccctgtgatgacctggcgacttgtccagggtgtaccccgcctttcgcccgtagtcagctgggataggctccagcttgcctgcgaccctgtagaacaggataaagcagctagagataatgagatgagatgagagaatccactacttccatagtgcttttaaatataaggctgtaagctttgtgttagttgtctctaatatttatgtcccaatatcttgaccccatttaggatgaaaataatcattttagatatgttattttatattgaaaaattagctgtctcggagaggacattttttttttttttttttttacacaattacatacaaccccgattccaaaaaagttgggacaaaatacaaattgtaaataaaaacggaatgcaataattttacaaatctcaaaaactgatattgtattcacaatagaacatagacaacatatcaaatgtcgaaagagagacattttgaaatttcatgccaaatattggctcatttgaaatttcatgacagcaacacatctcaaagttgggacaggggcaataagaggctggaaaagttaaaggtacaaaaaaggaacagctggaggaccaaattgcaactcattaggtcaattggcaataggtcattaacatgactgggtataaaaagagcatcttggagtggcagcggctctcagaagtaaagatgggaagaggatcaccaatccccctaattctgcgccgacaaatagtggagcaatatcagaaaggagttcgacagtgtaaaattgcaaagagtttgaacatatcatcatctacagtgcataatatcatcaaaagattcagagaatctggaagaatctctgtgcgtaagggtcaaggccggaaaaccatactgggtgcccgtgatcttcgggcccttagacggcactgcatcacatacaggcatgcttctgtattggaaatcacaaaatgggctcaggaatatttccagagaacattatctgtgaacacaattcaccgtgccatccgccgttgccagctaaaactgtatagttcaaagaagaagccgtatctaaacatgatccagaagcgcagacgtcttctctgggccaaggctcatttaaaatggactgtggcaaagtggaaaactgttctgtggtcagacgaatcaaaatttgaagttctttatggaaatcagggacgccgtgtcattcggactaaagaggagaaggacgacccaagttgttatcagcgctcagttcagaagcctgcatctctgatggtatggggttgcattagtgcgtgtgacataggcagcttacacatctggaaagacaccatcaatgctgaaagatatatccaggttctagagcaacatatgctcccatccagacaatgtccctttcagggaagaccttgcattttccaacatgacaatgccaaaccacatactgcatcaattacagcatcatggctgcatagaagaagggtccgggtactgaactggccagcctgcagtccagatctttcacccatagaaaacatttggcgcatcataaaatggaagatatgacaaaaaagacctaagacagttgagcaactagaatcctacattagacaagaatgggttaacattcctatccctaaacttgagcaacttgtctcctcagtccccagacgtttacagactgttgtaaagagaaaaggggatgtctcacagtggtaaacatggccttgtcccaacttttttgagatgtggtgttgtcatgaaatttaaaatcacctaatttttctctttaaatgatccattttctcagtttaaacatttgatatgtcatctatgttctattctgaataaaatatggaattttgaaacttccacatcatttgcattctgtttttatttacaatttgtactttgtcccaactttttttggaatcggggttgtactaatttgatcaaaatagtctgaaaacttactggcattcaacattaaaacttaactatgtttccaatgatgtggaaccaaatatttgttttatggtataaagaatgatttaagtgcatcccttttggagctacctgtggtcaaaaaaagcac belongs to Neoarius graeffei isolate fNeoGra1 chromosome 11, fNeoGra1.pri, whole genome shotgun sequence and includes:
- the bub1bb gene encoding mitotic checkpoint serine/threonine-protein kinase BUB1 beta; translation: MAEGEVEWELCKENIRPLRRGRAISALHQALTQQQEGTTSAINQQKQTYELELRMYDGDDPLDVWDRYIKWIEQTYPQGGKESSLTLLLERAVMKFTEEKKYHNDTRYVDLWIKFAEDCSDPLDVYRYMQAQGIGTMQASFYIAWSEEYEKIGNSRMADSIFQEGLKCGAEPLDRLQQFHKALQARVCRQMMTSVLDQETDELPEPQRASLTELKAKGKKKAVAPVNRVTGRVGFARGLQFKQPLGPSHNSRLVIFDENKEHPEAQELELESWAAPPAAKAKENEQKPDKWTNAKLPQKSRFGHSVVAPPPKPNFQPFVEENDQPPVVTPCKINPAVNTVLSARKPRPEAQTPLKRLQERQQHMQLQQDEEDKSGEKSMYCKDLLSSGVTEFSFEELRAERYRQKCSQRPEAASSEASSKEPPHTSQED